A single genomic interval of Acidimicrobiales bacterium harbors:
- the rplO gene encoding 50S ribosomal protein L15, with product MRLHDLAPAPGSSRDRRRVGRGIAGKGGKTAGRGTKGQHARNTVKPGFEGGQLPLTQRVPKLRGFANPFRVEYNVVNLDILEALEDTEITPESLRAAGIVHHKGMVKVLGGGEIHRKLAVSAHAFSASARRGIEAAGGTVTVVPSVYGDRRPPVRGNALANR from the coding sequence ATGAGACTCCATGACCTTGCGCCCGCCCCCGGCTCGAGCCGCGACCGTCGCCGCGTCGGGCGCGGCATCGCCGGCAAGGGCGGCAAGACCGCCGGCCGTGGCACCAAGGGCCAGCACGCTCGCAACACGGTGAAGCCGGGCTTCGAGGGCGGCCAGCTCCCGCTCACCCAGCGCGTCCCGAAGCTGCGCGGCTTCGCCAACCCGTTCCGCGTCGAGTACAACGTCGTCAACCTCGACATCCTCGAGGCCCTCGAAGACACCGAGATCACACCCGAGTCGCTGCGCGCCGCGGGGATCGTGCACCACAAGGGCATGGTGAAGGTGCTCGGTGGCGGCGAGATCCACCGCAAGCTCGCCGTCTCGGCGCACGCCTTCTCGGCCTCCGCCCGCCGCGGCATCGAAGCCGCTGGTGGGACGGTGACGGTCGTGCCGTCCGTCTACGGCGACCGTCGCCCGCCAGTGCGGGGCAACGCGCTGGCCAACCGGTAG
- the secY gene encoding preprotein translocase subunit SecY translates to MPGTIRNIFLVRDLRNKVLFTLLMIGVYQLGANIPVPGVSFTKIETLAKTSNSGLLGFLNLFSGGALARAAVLGLGIMPYITASIIVQLLGTVIPKFAEWREQGAVGQRKLTQATRYLTVALALMQSSGIVFLLHSGQLFSSSATTSTDLIPDFSAPHVLFIILTLTAGTAFVMWLGENITQRGIGQGMSILIFSNVVATIPLDLDYIKESKHAAGVVIIILVWALLLVAIVTVELGQRRIPVTFARRVQGRRMYGGQSTYIPLKVNQAGVIPIIFASSLLYIPVLLSSVLPWAGVHNWVTNNLLSPTNGVYLILYGLFIVVFTFFYVQVQFDPYQQADTIRKQGGYIPGIRPGAPTEAYLSHILNRITLAGAFFLAAVALIPSAILAAWHIQGIPFFGTTLLISVGVALETNKQIDSQLTMRNYEGFLR, encoded by the coding sequence ATGCCAGGCACGATCCGAAACATCTTCCTCGTCCGGGACCTCCGCAACAAGGTCCTGTTCACGCTCTTGATGATCGGCGTCTACCAGCTGGGGGCGAACATCCCCGTGCCGGGCGTCTCCTTCACCAAGATCGAGACCCTCGCCAAGACCTCGAACTCGGGGCTGCTGGGCTTCCTCAACCTCTTCTCCGGAGGCGCGCTCGCGCGCGCCGCGGTGCTCGGTCTCGGGATCATGCCGTACATCACGGCGTCGATCATCGTGCAGCTCCTCGGCACGGTGATCCCGAAGTTCGCGGAGTGGCGGGAGCAGGGCGCCGTCGGCCAGCGCAAGCTCACACAGGCGACCCGCTACCTCACCGTCGCGCTGGCGCTGATGCAGTCGTCGGGCATCGTCTTCCTGCTCCACTCGGGTCAGCTCTTCTCGTCGAGCGCGACCACCTCGACCGACCTCATCCCCGACTTCAGCGCGCCGCACGTGCTGTTCATCATTCTCACCCTCACCGCCGGCACCGCCTTCGTGATGTGGCTCGGAGAGAACATCACCCAACGCGGCATCGGCCAGGGGATGTCGATCCTCATCTTCTCCAACGTCGTCGCGACGATCCCCCTCGACCTCGACTACATCAAGGAGTCCAAGCACGCGGCCGGGGTGGTGATCATCATCCTCGTCTGGGCGCTCCTGCTCGTCGCGATCGTCACCGTCGAGCTCGGCCAACGGCGCATCCCCGTGACCTTCGCGCGGCGCGTCCAGGGGCGGCGGATGTACGGCGGGCAGAGCACCTACATCCCGCTCAAGGTGAACCAGGCGGGCGTGATCCCGATCATCTTCGCGAGCTCGCTGCTCTACATCCCGGTGCTCCTCTCCTCGGTCCTGCCGTGGGCCGGGGTGCACAACTGGGTGACGAACAACCTGCTCTCGCCGACCAACGGCGTCTACCTCATCCTCTACGGCCTGTTCATCGTGGTCTTCACCTTCTTCTACGTGCAGGTGCAGTTCGACCCGTACCAGCAGGCGGACACGATCAGGAAGCAGGGCGGCTACATCCCGGGCATCCGCCCCGGGGCGCCGACCGAGGCCTACCTCTCGCACATCCTCAACCGCATCACCCTCGCCGGCGCGTTCTTCCTCGCGGCGGTGGCGCTTATCCCTTCGGCGATCCTCGCCGCCTGGCACATTCAGGGCATCCCGTTCTTCGGAACCACGCTGCTCATCAGCGTGGGCGTCGCGCTGGAGACCAACAAGCAGATTGACAGCCAGCTGACGATGCGTAATTACGAGGGCTTCCTCCGCTAG
- a CDS encoding adenylate kinase produces the protein MRRGARLIVLGKQGAGKGTQCLRLSHHYAIPHISTGDMLRANVRAGTPLGLEARHYMDAGDLVPDELLLKMVGERLEMDDNDERGFVLDGFPRTLVQAEKLDELLQPVSLDAVVNLHVSTRVVLARLSARRVCADCGANYSTANRPRVDWICDVCGGEVIQREDDTEAAIRRRLDLYEEETAPLINRYKAKALLFTVRGDGEPDEITEEIVTGIDERLDAADGNEGSAAAEGDED, from the coding sequence GTGCGACGGGGCGCGCGGCTCATCGTCCTCGGAAAGCAGGGCGCGGGAAAAGGGACGCAATGCCTGCGCCTCTCGCACCACTACGCCATCCCGCACATCTCGACCGGCGACATGCTGCGCGCCAACGTGCGGGCCGGGACCCCCCTCGGCCTCGAGGCTCGCCACTACATGGACGCCGGCGACCTCGTCCCCGACGAGCTGCTCCTCAAGATGGTGGGGGAGCGCCTCGAGATGGACGACAACGACGAGCGCGGCTTCGTCCTCGACGGCTTCCCGCGGACCCTCGTGCAGGCGGAGAAGCTCGACGAGCTCCTCCAGCCCGTCTCCCTCGACGCGGTGGTCAACCTGCACGTCTCGACGCGCGTCGTCCTCGCGCGCCTCTCGGCGCGCCGGGTCTGCGCGGACTGTGGGGCGAACTACTCGACGGCGAACCGCCCGCGCGTCGACTGGATCTGTGACGTCTGCGGCGGCGAGGTCATCCAGCGCGAGGACGACACCGAGGCCGCGATCCGCCGCCGCCTCGACCTCTACGAGGAGGAGACCGCCCCGCTCATCAACCGCTACAAGGCCAAGGCCCTTCTCTTCACGGTGCGCGGCGACGGCGAGCCCGACGAGATCACCGAGGAGATCGTGACCGGCATCGACGAGCGCCTCGACGCCGCCGACGGCAACGAGGGGTCGGCAGCCGCCGAGGGGGACGAGGATTGA
- the map gene encoding type I methionyl aminopeptidase, with the protein MIRSPEEIAKMRKAGRVVAEIIDKTRAAIRPGATTADIDRVAREVIERRGARSNFLNYHGFPAVICTSPNEMIVHGIPGDYLLKDGDIISIDQGAIIEGYHGDAAYTAGVGEISPLARRLIEVTEASLEAGIEEMRPGKRLHDIGRAVQEVAEQAGFSVVRNYVGHAIGTAMHEEPQVPNYWPGTPGPKLKVGNVFAIEPMVNVGGPETRELADGWSVVTADGSLSAHFEHTIVVTDDGPEVLTRP; encoded by the coding sequence TTGATCCGCAGCCCGGAGGAGATAGCGAAGATGCGCAAGGCGGGCCGCGTCGTCGCCGAGATCATCGACAAGACGCGCGCCGCGATCCGTCCCGGGGCGACCACCGCCGACATCGACCGGGTCGCCCGCGAGGTGATCGAGCGCCGCGGCGCCCGCTCGAACTTCCTCAACTACCACGGCTTCCCGGCGGTGATCTGCACCTCGCCGAACGAGATGATCGTGCACGGCATCCCTGGCGACTACCTGTTGAAGGACGGCGACATCATCTCGATCGACCAGGGGGCGATCATCGAGGGCTACCACGGCGACGCCGCCTACACCGCCGGCGTCGGCGAGATCAGCCCGCTCGCGCGGCGCCTCATCGAGGTCACCGAGGCCTCCCTCGAGGCGGGTATCGAGGAGATGCGCCCCGGCAAGCGCCTGCACGACATCGGCCGGGCCGTCCAGGAGGTCGCCGAGCAAGCGGGCTTCTCGGTGGTGCGGAACTACGTCGGGCACGCGATCGGCACCGCGATGCACGAGGAGCCGCAGGTCCCGAACTACTGGCCGGGGACGCCGGGCCCGAAGCTGAAGGTGGGCAACGTCTTCGCGATCGAGCCGATGGTGAACGTCGGCGGCCCCGAGACCCGCGAGCTCGCTGACGGCTGGTCCGTCGTCACCGCGGACGGCAGCCTGTCGGCGCACTTCGAGCACACGATCGTGGTCACCGACGACGGGCCGGAGGTGCTCACCCGCCCGTGA
- the infA gene encoding translation initiation factor IF-1 — protein sequence MPKPKEDAIVLEGTVSEPLPNAMFRVELENGHKVLAHSSGKMRMHRIRILPGDKVQVEITPYDLSRGRITYRYK from the coding sequence CTGCCGAAGCCGAAGGAAGACGCGATAGTGCTCGAAGGCACCGTCTCCGAGCCGCTGCCGAACGCCATGTTCCGCGTCGAGCTCGAGAATGGCCACAAGGTGCTCGCCCACAGCTCGGGGAAGATGCGCATGCACCGCATCCGCATCCTGCCGGGCGACAAGGTGCAGGTCGAGATCACCCCCTACGACCTCAGCCGCGGACGGATCACCTACCGCTACAAGTAG
- the rpmJ gene encoding 50S ribosomal protein L36, with protein sequence MKVRPSVKPMCEKCKTIRRHGVVMVICENPRHKQRQG encoded by the coding sequence ATGAAGGTACGACCGAGCGTGAAGCCGATGTGCGAGAAGTGCAAGACCATCCGCCGCCATGGGGTGGTCATGGTGATCTGCGAGAACCCGCGCCACAAGCAGCGGCAGGGCTGA
- the rpsM gene encoding 30S ribosomal protein S13 — MARLSGVDIPREKRLEIALTYIYGIGPTKAKEICAAAEVNLDTRVRDLTDEEVARLRSYIDANLKVEGDLRRDVAQDIKRKMEIGSYQGIRHRRGLPVHGQRTHTNARTRKGPKKTVAGKKKVRK, encoded by the coding sequence ATGGCGAGACTCTCCGGCGTCGACATCCCCCGCGAGAAGCGGCTCGAGATCGCGCTCACCTACATCTACGGCATCGGCCCGACCAAGGCCAAGGAGATCTGCGCGGCCGCGGAGGTCAACCTCGACACCCGCGTCCGTGACCTCACCGACGAGGAGGTCGCCCGCCTCCGCAGCTACATCGACGCCAACCTGAAGGTCGAGGGAGACCTCCGCCGCGACGTCGCCCAGGACATCAAGCGGAAGATGGAGATCGGCTCGTACCAAGGGATCCGCCACCGCCGGGGCCTCCCCGTGCACGGCCAGCGGACCCACACCAACGCCCGCACCCGCAAGGGGCCGAAGAAGACCGTCGCCGGGAAGAAGAAGGTGCGCAAGTAG
- the rpsK gene encoding 30S ribosomal protein S11 produces MARPTARPGGRRPRRRERKNVTHGVAHIKSSFNNTIVSITDHEGNVIAWASAGNVGFKGSRKSTPFAAQMAAEQCAQRAMEQGVRRVDVLVRGPGSGRETAVRSLAATGIEVTGIKDVTPIPHNGCRPKKRRRV; encoded by the coding sequence ATGGCGAGACCCACAGCCCGTCCCGGCGGCCGCAGGCCGCGCCGGCGTGAGCGCAAGAACGTCACCCACGGCGTCGCGCACATCAAGAGCTCGTTCAACAACACGATCGTCTCGATCACCGACCACGAGGGCAACGTGATCGCGTGGGCCTCCGCCGGTAACGTCGGCTTCAAGGGTTCGCGCAAGTCGACCCCCTTCGCCGCCCAGATGGCCGCCGAGCAGTGCGCGCAGCGGGCGATGGAGCAGGGCGTGCGCCGCGTCGACGTCCTCGTGCGCGGCCCGGGTTCCGGTCGCGAGACCGCGGTGCGCTCGCTCGCCGCCACCGGCATCGAGGTGACCGGCATCAAAGATGTGACCCCCATCCCGCACAACGGCTGCCGCCCCAAGAAGCGGCGCCGCGTGTAG
- the rpsD gene encoding 30S ribosomal protein S4, producing the protein MARYTGPVCRLCRREKVKLFLKGPKCESTSCPVERRPYPPGDHGRDRTRQGSEYQTQLREKQKARRIYGVLEVQFRNLYEEANRQSGITGENLLRMLELRVDNIAYRARWGSSRNQARQLVTHGHITVNGKRVSIPSARVRIGDVVALKPADEEMIVVRQNLDLVDRQVPNWLEVGENALNVTVRSLPVREQIDTQVREQLIVELYSK; encoded by the coding sequence ATGGCCCGCTACACCGGACCGGTGTGCCGCCTGTGCCGCCGAGAGAAGGTCAAGCTGTTCCTGAAGGGACCGAAGTGCGAGAGCACCTCGTGCCCGGTGGAACGCCGCCCCTACCCCCCGGGTGACCACGGTCGTGACCGCACCCGCCAGGGGTCGGAGTACCAGACCCAGCTGCGCGAGAAGCAGAAGGCGCGCCGTATCTACGGCGTCTTGGAGGTGCAGTTCCGCAACCTCTACGAGGAGGCGAACCGCCAGAGCGGCATCACCGGCGAGAACCTGCTGCGCATGCTCGAGCTACGCGTCGACAACATCGCCTACCGGGCCCGCTGGGGCTCGTCGCGCAACCAGGCCCGCCAGCTCGTCACCCACGGCCACATCACCGTGAACGGCAAGCGCGTCTCCATCCCCTCGGCGCGGGTGCGCATCGGCGACGTCGTCGCGCTGAAGCCCGCCGACGAGGAGATGATCGTCGTCCGGCAGAACCTCGACCTCGTCGACCGCCAGGTCCCGAACTGGCTCGAGGTGGGCGAGAACGCCCTCAACGTCACTGTGCGGAGCCTGCCGGTCCGCGAGCAGATCGACACCCAAGTTCGCGAGCAGCTCATCGTCGAGCTGTACTCCAAGTAA
- a CDS encoding DNA-directed RNA polymerase subunit alpha, giving the protein MLIIQRPTVEAIDEEEGNRQRFAIGPLDPGFGHTLGNSLRRTLLSSIPGAAVTQVRFDDALHEFTFLQGVKEDVSDIILNLKDLVITSESDEPVTLRVDVRGPAEVTGADLKATSDIEVLNADLHLATVNAKGRLAMDVTIERGKGYVSAERNKQSSTIGVIPVDSIFSPVRRVSFTVEPTRVEQSTDFDRLVLDVETDGSLTPRAALASAGQTLRTLVRLVAELTEDAEGLELGDVATTTSGSPDLDQPIEDLDLSERPRNCLKRAQINTIGELIERTHDDLLAITNFGQKSLDEVIQRLDERGLSLAGGGY; this is encoded by the coding sequence ATGCTCATCATCCAGCGGCCGACCGTCGAGGCCATCGACGAGGAGGAAGGCAACCGGCAACGGTTCGCCATCGGACCGCTCGACCCCGGATTCGGTCACACGCTCGGCAACTCCCTTCGTCGGACGTTGCTCTCGTCGATCCCCGGCGCGGCGGTCACCCAGGTCCGCTTTGACGACGCCCTCCACGAGTTCACCTTCCTCCAGGGGGTGAAGGAGGACGTCTCGGACATCATCTTGAACCTGAAGGACCTCGTCATCACCTCCGAGTCGGACGAGCCGGTGACGCTGCGCGTCGACGTGCGCGGCCCGGCCGAGGTGACCGGCGCCGACCTGAAGGCGACCTCGGACATCGAGGTCCTGAACGCCGACCTGCACCTCGCGACGGTGAACGCCAAGGGCCGCCTCGCGATGGACGTGACGATCGAGCGCGGCAAGGGCTACGTCTCCGCGGAGCGGAACAAGCAGTCCTCGACGATCGGCGTGATCCCCGTCGACTCGATCTTCTCGCCGGTGCGCCGGGTCTCGTTCACCGTCGAGCCGACGCGCGTCGAGCAGTCCACCGACTTCGACCGCCTCGTCCTCGACGTCGAGACCGACGGCTCGCTCACGCCGCGCGCCGCCCTCGCCTCGGCCGGCCAGACGCTGCGCACCCTCGTGCGCCTCGTCGCCGAGCTCACCGAGGACGCCGAGGGGCTCGAGCTGGGCGACGTCGCCACGACGACCTCCGGCTCGCCCGACCTCGACCAGCCGATCGAGGACCTCGACCTCTCCGAGCGTCCCCGCAACTGCCTGAAGCGCGCGCAGATCAACACGATCGGCGAGCTCATCGAGCGCACCCACGACGACCTGCTGGCGATCACGAACTTCGGCCAGAAGAGCCTCGACGAGGTCATCCAGCGCCTCGACGAGCGCGGCCTGTCGCTCGCAGGCGGCGGTTACTGA
- the rplQ gene encoding 50S ribosomal protein L17, with the protein MPGTPKKGRRFGGDAAHQKAMFGNLVASLIAAEAIVTTEAKAKALRPIAEKIITKARDGGVHNQRQVVAYIRDKDMAHKLFAEIGPRYADRQGGYLRILKLGPRPGDNAPMARVEFV; encoded by the coding sequence ATGCCGGGCACCCCGAAGAAGGGGCGCCGCTTCGGCGGCGACGCCGCCCACCAGAAGGCGATGTTCGGCAACCTCGTCGCGAGCCTCATCGCCGCCGAGGCGATCGTCACCACCGAGGCCAAGGCCAAGGCGCTGCGACCGATCGCGGAGAAGATCATCACCAAGGCGCGCGACGGCGGAGTGCACAACCAGCGCCAGGTGGTCGCCTACATCCGGGACAAGGACATGGCGCACAAGCTCTTCGCCGAGATCGGCCCGCGCTACGCGGACCGGCAGGGCGGTTACCTCCGGATCCTGAAGCTCGGCCCGCGCCCGGGGGACAACGCCCCGATGGCCCGCGTCGAGTTCGTCTGA
- the truA gene encoding tRNA pseudouridine(38-40) synthase TruA, translating into MSEAAPQLAPQPVRVVLHCSYDGSGFHGFATQRGQRTVQGALEAALEQITGAAAETGCAGRTDTGVHAVAQVVHADVDPAYLERLGLAAEPFAEVVPLSRSLSKILAPDVVTRRAFVAPEGFDARRSATARRYRYVIDCGDRRDPLYRAASWHLPGELDLAAMRVAADALCGEHDFSAFCRQPKGREPGPLRRRVIGTRFTRDDALVCFEIEANAFCHQMVRSIVGMLVAVGRGRRTAAEVAARLRAPDRGGLPSPAPAIGLCLIAVEYPEHLGGAVR; encoded by the coding sequence TTGAGCGAGGCCGCGCCGCAGCTCGCGCCCCAGCCGGTGCGCGTCGTCCTGCACTGCTCGTACGACGGGAGCGGCTTCCACGGCTTCGCCACCCAGCGAGGGCAGCGCACCGTGCAGGGGGCCCTCGAGGCGGCGCTCGAGCAGATCACCGGCGCTGCCGCAGAGACCGGCTGCGCGGGGCGCACCGACACCGGGGTGCACGCCGTCGCGCAGGTGGTGCACGCCGATGTCGATCCCGCCTACCTCGAGCGCCTCGGCCTCGCCGCCGAGCCCTTCGCCGAGGTGGTGCCGCTCAGCCGTTCGCTCTCGAAGATCCTCGCCCCCGACGTCGTCACCCGGCGCGCCTTCGTCGCCCCGGAGGGCTTCGACGCCCGCCGCAGCGCGACTGCCCGCCGCTACCGCTACGTGATCGACTGCGGCGACCGTCGCGACCCGCTCTACCGCGCCGCCTCGTGGCACCTCCCGGGGGAGCTCGACCTCGCGGCGATGCGCGTCGCGGCCGATGCGCTCTGCGGTGAGCACGACTTCTCGGCGTTCTGCCGTCAGCCGAAGGGGCGCGAGCCGGGTCCGCTTCGGCGGCGGGTGATCGGCACGCGCTTCACCCGCGACGACGCGCTCGTCTGCTTCGAGATCGAGGCGAACGCCTTCTGCCACCAGATGGTGCGCTCGATCGTGGGGATGCTCGTCGCCGTCGGCCGCGGGCGGCGGACCGCCGCCGAGGTGGCGGCGCGCCTGCGCGCACCTGACCGCGGCGGCCTCCCCTCACCGGCGCCGGCGATCGGCCTCTGCCTGATTGCGGTCGAGTACCCCGAGCACCTCGGCGGGGCCGTGCGCTGA